The following proteins are encoded in a genomic region of Candidatus Methylospira mobilis:
- a CDS encoding DUF4424 family protein — protein MLLITIPLLATGFAARANDSTARVGAGGITLLKNDNIRMLQETLMISTKAVRVRYRFINEVNREIQTTVAFPMPAYVWNPGISALEANVGPLKSFQLRVDGRTVSTQLNRKALIGEQDVTNRLRELGLSDAQIFETFGDCTIDGCSLTRKQLDLIAELAGANTPPPPWSVAATAFWEQAFPAQKEIEIEHEYQPFAGVVFNAPYQVFNGKVTEDPRKIITPWGKDPNEACLDEGTRKALTKRIKSLVKKGAVSVWVTLNDIEYVLGTGRNWKGPINDFTLQIEKESPDQLVSLCFPGKPKKINPTLVEFSHSSFMPQDKLVIYFYTVTAQNQ, from the coding sequence ATGTTACTCATTACCATCCCATTGCTTGCAACCGGATTTGCCGCACGGGCGAACGACTCCACGGCCAGAGTGGGCGCAGGCGGCATTACCCTGCTGAAGAACGACAATATCCGCATGCTTCAGGAAACGCTGATGATCTCGACCAAAGCGGTGCGCGTTCGTTATCGCTTCATTAATGAGGTAAACCGGGAAATCCAGACCACGGTCGCGTTTCCTATGCCGGCTTATGTTTGGAACCCCGGCATAAGCGCCCTCGAAGCCAATGTTGGGCCGCTGAAGTCATTTCAGCTTCGCGTCGACGGACGTACTGTGTCGACGCAACTGAATCGAAAAGCATTGATAGGCGAGCAGGATGTTACCAATCGGCTACGGGAATTGGGGCTTTCGGATGCACAGATATTCGAAACATTCGGCGACTGCACCATCGACGGATGCAGCCTTACCCGGAAACAGCTGGATCTAATCGCCGAACTTGCCGGCGCCAATACCCCGCCCCCGCCATGGTCGGTGGCTGCCACCGCCTTTTGGGAGCAAGCGTTTCCTGCTCAGAAGGAAATCGAGATCGAACACGAATACCAGCCATTCGCAGGCGTGGTCTTCAATGCGCCTTATCAGGTTTTTAACGGGAAAGTCACGGAAGACCCCCGCAAAATAATCACCCCGTGGGGAAAAGACCCGAATGAGGCCTGCCTGGACGAAGGAACGCGCAAAGCCTTGACAAAACGCATCAAGTCGTTGGTGAAAAAAGGTGCGGTCTCGGTCTGGGTGACGCTTAACGATATCGAGTATGTGCTGGGAACGGGCCGCAACTGGAAGGGGCCGATTAACGATTTCACGCTGCAAATCGAGAAAGAATCGCCCGATCAACTGGTTTCGCTGTGTTTTCCGGGGAAACCAAAAAAAATCAACCCTACGCTGGTCGAGTTTTCTCATTCCAGCTTTATGCCTCAGGATAAGCTGGTGATTTATTTCTACACGGTGACCGCGCAGAACCAGTGA
- a CDS encoding PQQ-dependent dehydrogenase, methanol/ethanol family — protein MKHIFKGWQLAISIAILSAAPGVSQANAEVDGLSKDSANWVTWGGNYAGTRYSALEQINSHNVKNLKADWTFSTGALRGHEGGPLVLNGIIYVHTPYPHKVYALDQATQSVIWEYVYTPDKDVDPTQVISVYCCDVVNRGLAYGEGKIFLAQGDATLVALDAKSGKVVWKAKVADPKTGATSTNAPLVVKDKVITGMSGGEFGVRGFLAAYNIKDGSLAWKKYSMGPDQDVGLNPEKTLTWTDGKMAPVGKDSSLKSWKGDQWKIGGGATWGWYSYDPALNLIYYGSGNPSTWNPVQRPGDNKWSMAIWARDADSGEAKWVYQMTPHDEWDYDGVNEMALLDLPMKDRNGKDHDRLLVHFDRNGFGYTLDRATGELLVAEKFDKATNWATHIDYYTGRPQVAKEFSPEAHGEEFNTKGICPTVLGAKNQQPIAFSPKTKLVYIPGNHVCMNFEPFEVEYSSGQPYVGSTVTMFPAGVDAVTGIKNNSTNLGVFTAWDPTTGKIVWSKDEPFSIWAGALATAGDIVFYGTLEGYLKAVDARSGNELYRFKTPSGIIGNVNTWTYKGKQYVGVLSGLGGWAGIGMAAGLEGESEGLGAVGAYRSISNFTRLGGVLTVFSLPDN, from the coding sequence TTCGATTGCAATTTTATCGGCAGCGCCGGGGGTCTCCCAGGCGAATGCCGAAGTAGATGGCCTGAGCAAGGACTCAGCGAACTGGGTGACATGGGGCGGCAACTATGCAGGCACCCGTTACAGCGCGCTGGAGCAAATCAATAGCCATAACGTCAAAAATCTCAAGGCGGACTGGACTTTTTCCACCGGCGCATTACGCGGTCACGAAGGCGGTCCGTTGGTGCTTAACGGTATTATTTATGTCCATACTCCCTACCCGCACAAGGTTTACGCGCTGGATCAAGCCACGCAGAGCGTAATCTGGGAGTACGTTTATACACCCGACAAGGATGTAGATCCGACCCAGGTCATTTCCGTTTACTGCTGCGACGTGGTTAACCGCGGTCTTGCATATGGAGAGGGGAAAATTTTCCTGGCGCAGGGCGACGCCACGCTGGTCGCGCTCGACGCCAAAAGCGGCAAAGTCGTCTGGAAGGCCAAAGTTGCCGATCCCAAAACCGGGGCCACCAGCACCAATGCGCCGCTGGTGGTGAAGGATAAAGTTATTACCGGCATGTCGGGCGGCGAATTCGGGGTGCGCGGCTTTCTTGCGGCCTACAACATCAAGGACGGCAGTCTGGCCTGGAAAAAATACAGCATGGGCCCTGACCAGGATGTCGGTTTGAATCCGGAAAAGACACTGACCTGGACCGACGGCAAGATGGCGCCGGTCGGCAAGGATTCCAGCCTGAAATCCTGGAAAGGCGATCAATGGAAAATCGGCGGCGGCGCAACCTGGGGCTGGTATAGCTACGATCCGGCGCTTAACCTGATTTATTACGGCTCAGGCAATCCATCGACATGGAATCCGGTACAACGCCCCGGCGACAATAAATGGTCGATGGCGATCTGGGCGCGCGACGCCGATAGCGGTGAGGCCAAGTGGGTTTACCAGATGACGCCGCACGACGAATGGGATTACGACGGCGTCAACGAAATGGCGTTGCTCGACCTGCCGATGAAGGACAGGAACGGCAAGGATCATGACAGGTTGCTGGTTCACTTCGATCGAAACGGCTTTGGCTATACTCTCGACCGCGCAACAGGCGAACTGCTGGTTGCCGAGAAATTCGACAAGGCTACCAACTGGGCCACCCATATCGATTATTACACCGGCCGGCCGCAGGTAGCCAAAGAGTTTTCGCCCGAGGCGCACGGCGAAGAGTTCAACACCAAGGGTATCTGTCCTACGGTGCTGGGCGCAAAGAATCAGCAGCCGATCGCGTTCTCTCCGAAAACCAAACTGGTTTACATTCCAGGCAACCATGTGTGTATGAACTTCGAGCCGTTCGAAGTGGAATACAGCTCCGGTCAGCCCTATGTAGGTTCTACCGTGACCATGTTCCCGGCGGGCGTAGATGCTGTAACCGGCATCAAGAACAACTCAACCAACCTTGGCGTATTTACCGCTTGGGATCCAACCACAGGTAAAATCGTCTGGTCCAAGGATGAACCGTTCTCCATATGGGCCGGCGCTTTGGCGACCGCGGGCGATATCGTGTTCTACGGCACTCTGGAGGGCTACCTCAAGGCAGTGGACGCACGCTCCGGCAACGAGCTTTACCGGTTTAAAACGCCGTCAGGCATTATCGGCAATGTCAATACATGGACTTATAAAGGCAAGCAGTATGTTGGGGTTCTGTCAGGTCTTGGCGGCTGGGCCGGTATCGGCATGGCTGCCGGTCTGGAAGGCGAAAGCGAAGGTCTGGGAGCGGTAGGCGCTTACAGGAGCATCAGCAACTTTACCAGGCTGGGCGGTGTTTTGACCGTATTTTCACTGCCCGACAATTAA